AGAGATGCGCTTCATGCCTCGCGAAGAAGCTGTCGACTTCTTAGAATCACGGGGTTATCAAACAAGGTACATCGAAATGGTGCCTGATTTCGTGAAGACTTTCCGCATTATTGTCATAGGGGATTACGACGCTGCTTC
The sequence above is drawn from the Candidatus Thorarchaeota archaeon genome and encodes:
- a CDS encoding alanyl-tRNA editing protein encodes the protein EMRFMPREEAVDFLESRGYQTRYIEMVPDFVKTFRIIVIGDYDAASCAGTHVANTEEIGGITITENKNMGSEKQRIYFHLENK